A genomic window from Glycine soja cultivar W05 chromosome 10, ASM419377v2, whole genome shotgun sequence includes:
- the LOC114371082 gene encoding endoplasmic reticulum metallopeptidase 1 — MRQRRETASASSKGSSSGEASEEESSSNGAEIRTTAYVGNPRRSSFVWLALLLIITYCCSSIYHYQFQSMPVPLTAEEAGKRGFSEIEAFKHVRALTQVGPHPVGSEALHLALQYVLTACENIKKTALWEVDVEVDLFHAKSGANHLRSGLFSGRTLVYSDLNHVVVRILPKYVSEARGQSILVSSHIDTVISTAGAGDCSSCVGVMLELARGISQWAHGLKRAIIFLFNTGEEEGLNGAHSFITQHPWSKTVRVAIDLEAMGIGGKSTIFQAGPHPWAIENFALVAKYPSGQVIAQDLFSSGAIKSATDFQVYKEVAGLSGLDFAYLDNTAVYHTKNDKLELLKTGSLQHLGENMLAFLLHIGASSHIPEGNSTESEEDISKNNAIYFDILGMYMVVYRQKFANMLHNSVIMQSLLIWVTSLVMGGIPAAASLALSCLSVLLMWVFALSFSFLVSFLLPLISSSPVPYVSSPMLVVGLFGAPAFLGALTGQHFGFLLLQKYLSNTLSKGRQLTPIIKAAVVKMEAERWLYKAGSFQWLILLILGNYFKIGSSYLALVWLVSPAFAYGFFEATLTPARLPKPLKLATIILGLATPILFSAGIFIRLAATLIGGMVRFDRNPGGTPEWLGNFVIAAFIASLLSLTLVYLLSYVHLSGAKRAIILATLVLFSLSLAVVLTGVVPPFSEDTARAVNVVHVVDATGKLDQGQNPISYVSLFSNTPGNLNKEVKQIDEGFVCGRDKTVDFVTFSVKYGCWTYNDTTNDWTEMDIPTMNVVSDAKGNGRITQVSINTKGSIRWVLAINIEEIEDFEFKDARNSEELISVDKKSSVDGWHIIQFSGGKNAPTLFDLTLYWRSGSTHNSDSPLLKLRTDVNRLTPITERVLEKLPRWCSLFGKSTSPYTLAFLTNLPVKF, encoded by the exons ATGAGGCAGAGGCGTGAAACTGCTTCAGCTTCATCTAAAGGATCAAGCAGTGGCGAAGCAAGCGAAGAAGAGTCAAGTAGTAATGGTGCTGAAATCCGCACCACTGCTTATGTTGGAAACCCAAGGAGGTCTTCATTTGTGTGGCTGGCCTTGTTGCTAATCATCACTTATTGCTGTTCATCCATTTATCATTATCAGTTTCAGAGCATGCCTGTGCCTCTTACTGCAGAAGAGGCCGGCAAGAGGGGGTTTTCGGAGATTGAAGCATTCAAACATGTCAGGGCCTTGACTCAGGTGGGGCCTCATCCTGTTGGTTCTGAAGCTCTGCATCTTGCTCTGCAG TATGTCTTGACAGCATgtgaaaatattaagaaaacagCTCTCTGGGAGGTAGATGTTGAAGTGGATCTTTTTCATGCAAAGTCTGGTGCAAATCATCTGCGCAGTGGCTTATTTTCAGGGAGAACACTTGTTTATTCGGATCTAAATCATGTTGTAGTAAGAATCTTGCCGAAATATGTATCTGAAGCAAGGGGGCAATCTATTCTGGTCTCTTCTCATATTGATACTGTTATTTCTAC AGCAGGGGCTGGAGATTGTAGTTCATGTGTAGGTGTTATGCTGGAACTTGCTCGTGGAATTTCTCAATGGGCTCATGGATTGAAGAGAGCtattatattcttatttaatacaGGTGAGGAGGAGGGTCTCAATGGTGCTCATAGCTTCATAACCCAG CATCCTTGGAGCAAAACTGTTCGTGTGGCTATTGATTTGGAGGCCATGGGCATTGGAGGGAAGTCTACTATTTTTCAG GCTGGTCCTCATCCTTGGGCTATTGAGAACTTTGCTTTGGTAGCAAAATATCCATCTGGTCAAGTTATTGCACAG GATCTGTTTTCTTCTGGGGCCATAAAATCTGCAACTGATTTCCAAGTGTACAAAGAGGTTGCTGGCCTTTCTGGGCTTGACTTTGCATATTTGGATAACACGGCTGTCTATCATACCAAG AATGACAAATTAGAGCTTTTGAAGACTGGATCTCTTCAACATCTGGGGGAAAATATGCTTGCTTTCCTGCTTCATATTGGGGCATCTTCTCATATTCCAGAAGGCAATTCAACTGAATCAGAGGAAGATATAAGCAAGAACAATGCCATTTACTTTGACATTTTG GGAATGTATATGGTTGTATACCGTCAAAAGTTTGCTAATATGCTGCACAATTCAGTAATAATGCAGTCACTTCTAATATGGGTTACATCATTGGTTATGGGTGGTATACCAGCTGCAGCTTCATTGGCCTTGTCGTGTTTGAGTGTTCTCCTCATGTGGGTCTTTGCCTTAAGTTTCTCCTTCCTTGTTTCATTTCTCCTACCTTTGATATCTTCATCTCCAGTACCATATGTTTCAAGCCCAATGTTGGTGGTTGGATTATTTGGTGCACCAGCTTTTCTCGGAGCATTGACTGGTCAACATTttggttttcttctacttcaaAAATATCTTTCGAATACACTATCAAAGGGAAGGCAGTTGACCCCCATTATTAAAGCAGCTGTTGTCAAAATGGAGGCTGAAAGATGGCTCTATAAAGCTGGATCCTTTCAATGGCTTATACTTCTCATTTTGggaaactattttaaaattggcTCTTCTTACTTGGCTCTTGTTTGGTTAGTTTCTCCGGCATTTGCAT ATGGTTTTTTTGAAGCAACACTAACCCCAGCCAGGCTACCAAAGCCACTCAAACTGGCAACCATAATTCTGGGGTTAGCCACTCCGATTTTATTTTCTGCAGGCATATTTATTCGGCTGGCTGCTACACTTATAGGGGGTATGGTTCGATTTGATAG GAATCCTGGTGGTACTCCTGAATGGCTAGGAAATTTTGTGATTGCTGCTTTTATTGCTTCTCTTTTATCCTTGACCTTGGTGTACCTTCTTTCATATGTCCATCTTTCAG GTGCAAAAAGGGCAATCATCCTAGCTACTTTGGTGCTATTTAGTTTATCACTTGCAGTTGTATTAACAGGTGTTGTTCCACCATTTTCCGAAGACACTGCTAGAGCTGTGAAT GTTGTACATGTTGTGGATGCCACAGGAAAACTTGATCAAGGACAGAATCCAATATCATATGtatctttattttctaatactccTGGAAATTTGAACAAGGAGGTTAAACAGATTGATGAAGGTTTTGTATGTGGTAGAGACAAAACAGTTGATTTTGTGACTTTCTCGGTTAAATATGGTTGTTGGACCTATAATGACACCACTAATGACTGGACTGAGATGGATATTCCTACAATGAATGTTGTTAGTGATGCTAAAGGAAATGGAAGAATTACACAAGTTTCAATCAATACAAAGGGTTCTATCCGTTGGGTTCTTGCAATCAATATAGAAGAAATAGAAGATTTCGAGTTTAaag ATGCAAGGAATTCTGAAGAATTGATTTCAGTTGACAAAAAGAGTAGTGTGGATGGTTGGCACATTATTCAGTTTTCTGGAGGAAAAAATGCACCAACATTGTTTGATCTGACTCTTTACTGGAGGTCAGGTTCAACTCATAACTCTGATAGTCCTCTTCTGAAACTAAGGACTGATGTGAACAGATTAACACCAATAACCGAACGagtccttgagaagcttcctcgtTGGTGTTCTTTGTTTGGCAAATCCACCTCTCCTTACACCTTGGCTTTCTTGACAAATCTGCCTGTTAAATTTTAG